The window GAAATTCAGGATCCGCCGTGCTCGTCGCCGCCAACATCACCATGCAGTTCGGGGCCAAGCCCCTGTTCGAGAATGTCTCCGTCAAGTTCGGCGAGGGCAACCGCTACGGCCTGATCGGCGCGAACGGCGCGGGCAAGTCGACCTTCATGAAGATCCTGTGCGGCGCGCTCGAACAGTCCGCCGGCAACGTCTCGAAGGACCCGCACGAGCGCATGGCCTACCTGCGCCAGGACCAGTTCGGCTACGAGGACATGCGCGTGCTCGACGTCGTGCTGATGGGCCACCAGGAGATGTGGGCCTGCATGGCGGAGAAGGACGCGATCTACGCGAACCCCGAGGCGACCGAGGAAGACTACATGCACGCGGCCGAGCTCGAAGGCAAGTTCGCCGAGTACGACGGCTACACGGCCGAAGCGCGCGCGGGCGAGCTGCTGCTGGGCGTGGGCATCGGCACGGAACTGCACAACGGCCCGATGAAGAACGTCGCGCCGGGCTGGAAGCTGCGCGTGCTGCTGTGCCAGGCCCTGTTCGCCAACCCGGACATCCTGCTGCTCGACGAGCCGACCAACAACCTCGACATCAACACCATCCGCTGGCTCGAGGACGTGCTCAACGAGCGCAACTCGACGATGGTGATCATCTCGCACGACCGCCACTTCCTGAACCAGGTGTGCACGCACATGGCGGACCTCGACTACGGCACGATCACCGTGTACGCCGGCAACTACGACGACTACATGGAAGCGGCGACCCTCGCGCGCGAACGCCAGCAGGCCGCCAACGCCCGCGCGAAGGAAAAGATCCAGGACCTGCAGGAATTCGTGCGCCGCTTCTCGGCCAACAAGTCGAAGGCCAAGCAGGCCACCAGCCGCCTGAAGCTCATCGACAAGTTGAAGCCCGAGGACGTCAAGCCCTCGAGCCGCCAGTACCCGTGGATCCGCTTCGACTACGACGACAAGGACAAGCTGCACCGCCTCGCGTGCGAAGTCGAAAACCTCTCCTTCGCTTACGAAGGCATGGAGAAGCCGCTCATCAACAAGTTCTCGATCGCCATCGAGGCGGGCGAGAAGGTCGCGATCATCGGCGAGAACGGCGTCGGCAAGACCACGCTGCTGAAGCTGCTGGTCGGCGACCTGCAGCCGCAGAAGGGCCACGTGAAGTGGGCCGAGAAGGCCAAGCCCGGCTACTACGCGCAGGACCACTCGGCCGACTTCGCCGGCGCCGACAAACTCACCGACTGGATCGCCGAGTACGCCCGCGTCACCGCTTCCGTGACCGGCGAGGATCTCGAGACGCTGATCCGCGGCACACTCGGCCGCCTGCTGTTCTCGGGCGACGAGGTGCGCAAGCCGGTGAACGTGATCTCCGGCGGCGAGCAGGGCCGCATGCTGTTCGGCAAGCTGATGCTGTCGCGCCCCAACGTGCTGCTGATGGACGAGCCGACCAACCACCTCGACATGGAATCGATCGAGTCGCTCAACACCGGCCTCGACAAGTTCAGCGGCACGCTGGTGTTCATCTCGCACGACCGCGAGTTCGTGTCCTCGCTCGCGACCCGCGTCATCGAGATCAAGCTGGACGGCACCATCGTCGATTACCGCGGCACCTACGAGGAATACCTCACGAGCCAGGGCCTGGCGTAACGCCTGCGGCCGGGGGGATGCCGCACAAGATCCCCCACAATCACGCGGAAGCGGGGCAAATCAAAAACCCTGTGGCGATCACCGATACGTGGATGATCGACTGCGCGTCCAGCCACGACCGCTGGCGCCGCCGGCCGCAACTTTCGGGCGCCACCACGGCTGCAGCCCGCACGTCGGCTACAATCGTCGAATCCCCAGGGCGTCGGCGAACATGATCGGCATCTTCCTCATCACCCACGGCACGCTCGGCGAGGCGCTGATCCAGTGTGCCTGCCACGTGCTGAACAAGCGTCCCGACAACGTCATCCAGCTCGGCCTGTCCGGCCAGGACGATCCCCTGGACCTCCTGCCGGTCGCGCGCCGGATGCTCGCGACGGTCGACAAGGGGCATGGCGTCGTGATACTCACCGATATCTTCGGCGCCACGCCCGCGAACGTCGCGCTCAAGCTGCTCGAGCCGGGGCGCGTCGAGGGCATCGCGGGGGTGAACCTGCCGATGCTGCTGCGGGTGCTGACTTACCGGGAACGAGACATGAACACGCTGGTCGAGCGCGCCGTCACCGGCGGCTGCGAGGGCGTGATGCACATGAAGTGAGAGAGGGAGAGATGCCGAGAGCGGAAGTCGAGATCATCAACAAACTGGGCCTGCACGCACGGGCCTCGGCGAAGCTGACGCAGCTGGCGAGCAGCTTCGGCGCGGACGTGTGGCTGGAGCGCAACGGCCGCCGCGTGAACGCCAAGAGCATCATGGGCGTGATGATGCTGGCGGCGGCGCGCGGCGCAACGATCACCGTCGAGACCGCCGGGCAGGACGAGGACCAGGCGCTGCAGGCGATCCTCGAGCTCGTCGCGGACCGCTTCGGCGAGGGAGAGTAAGCGCCATGCCGTTCACGATCCACGGTCTGCCGGTGTCCCAGGGCATCGCCATCGGCCACGTACATCTGGTGTCGCACGCGATGCTGGAGGTGAACCACTACCACGTGGCGGCGAAATACCTGCCCGAGGAAGTGGAGCGCCTCAACGAGGCCGTCGCGACCGTGCGCGGCGAGCTGGTGGGGCTGAAGGCCGCGACGGCCGGCGGCCAGCCCCACAGCGAAGTCGGCGCCTTCGTGGATCTGCAGCTGATGATGCTGGCCGACCCGATGCTGGTCGATGCCGCACGCGTCCTGATCAACGAGCGGCGCTGCAATGCCGAGTGGGCGCTGGTGCAGCAGATGGAGCTGGTCGTCGAGCAGTTCGAGCAGATCGAGGATCCCTACCTGCGCGAGCGCAAGGCCGACGTCGTGCAGGTGGTGGAACGCGTCGTCAAGGTGCTGCTGGGCCACCCCGGCCACCTGCCGCCGAAGCGCCGCGACGGGCTCGGCACGATCATCGTCGCGCACGACCTGTCGCCGGCCGACACGATCGGCTTCCGCGACCACAACATCGGCGGCTTCGTCACCGACGTCGGCGGTCCGACCAGCCACACCGCGATCGTCGCGCGCAGCCTGCGCATCCCGGCGGTCGTGGGCCTGCACCACATCCGCCAGCTGGTCGAGGAAGACGAGCTGCTGATCATCGACGGCACGCGCGGCGTCGTGATCGTCGCGCCCGACGAGCGCATCGTCGAGGAATACCGCCTGCGCCGCAGCGAGCTGGAGCTCGAGCGCTCCAAGCTCAACCGCCTGAAGGACACACCGGCGACGACGCTCGACGGCGAGGACGTGGACCTGCTGGCGAATATCGAGGGGCCGAAGGACCTCAACCAGGTCAAGGCCGTCAACGCCGACGGCGTGGGCCTGTACCGCACCGAGTTCCTCTTCATCGGCCGCGATGCGCTGCCCGACGAGGACGAGCAGTACGAGGCCTACCGCACGGTGCTGAAATCGCTGCCGGGCAAGCCGGTGACGATCCGCACCTTCGATGTCGGCGCCGACAAGGCGCTCAACGGTGTCGGCACGCGCTTCGAACCGAACCCGGCGCTGGGGCTGCGCGCCGTGCGCTACTCGCTGGCCGAACCGCAGATGTTCCTGACGCAGCTGCGCGCACTGCTGCGCGCGTCGGTGCATGGGCGCCTGCAGATCATGATCCCGATGCTCGCGCACGCGCACGAGATCGACCAGTCGCTGCAGCTCATCGCCAAGGCCAAGGCCGAGCTCGACGCCGAGGGGCTGAAGTACGACCCGCGGGTGGAGATCGGCGGCATGATCGAGGTGCCGGCGGCAGCGCTGGCGCTGGGCATGTTCATCCGCCGCCTGTCCTTCCTGTCGATCGGCACCAACGACCTGATCCAGTACACGCTCGCGATCGACCGCTCGGACGAGGCGGTCGTGCATCTCTACGACCCGCTGCACCCCGCGGTGCTGAAGCTGATCGCCGGCACGATCCAGGCCGGCGCGCGCTTCGGCCTGCCGGTGTCGGTGTGCGGCGAGATGGCGGGCGACCCCGCCTACACGCTGCTGCTGCTGGGCATGGGCTTGCGCAATTTCTCGATGCACCCGGGCCACATCCTCGAGATCAAGCGGCAGGTGCTGCGCGCCGACCTGAACGAGCTGGCGCCGCGCGTGCAGCGCATCCTGAAGATGGACGAACAGGCCAAGGTGCGCGAGGCGGTGATGCGGCTTGCGGGCTGAGCGGCCGGCGTGCCGTTTGACAATTGGCCGTTCGCACGCTACTTTTTGCCCTTCAGCGCCGATTTGAACCACAGCTTGCGGGCGCTCAATAAATCCGGCTAAAGCGAGGGCGACCCAGTCCGCGTTTTCCAAGCCGGCTGGGTTTTTTCGTTGACAAGAATACGGCCATGATCCAACCCCAATCCGTCGGCGTCGTCGCCCCGCAGCGGGCGCATTTCGCCGAGCCGCTCCCGCTGCGCAGCGGGGGCACGCTGCCCGAATACGAATTGGTCTACGAGACCTACGGCGAGCTGAACGTCGACCGCAGCAACGCGGTGCTCGTGTGCCACGCGCTGTCGGGATCGCACCACGTCGCCGGCCACTACGCCGACGCGCCGAAGGACACCGGCTGGTGGGACAACCTCGTCGGTCCCGGCAAGCCGCTCGACACGCGCAAGTTCTTCGTCATCGGCGTGAACAACCTCGGCGGCTGCCACGGCTCGACCGGGCCGATGTCGATCAACCCGGCGAGCGGCCGGCCCTGGGGCGCGGATTTCCCCTTCGTGACCGTCGAGGACTGGGTCGGGGCGCAGGCGCGGCTCGCGGACCGGCTGGGCATCCAGCGTTTCGCCGCGATCGTCGGCGGCAGCCTGGGCGGCATGCAGGCGCTCTCCTGGACGCTGCAGTACCCGGAGCGCGTCGCCCACGCGGTCGTGATCGCGTCCGCGCCGAAGCTCACGGCACAGAACATCGCGTTCAACGAGGTCGCGCGCCAGGCGATCCTGACCGACCCGGATTTCCACGGCGGCGACTACTACGCGCACGACGTCGTGCCGGCGCGCGGCCTCAAGCTCGCGCGCATGGTCGGGCACATCACGTATCTCTCCGACGACGCGATGGGCGACAAGTTCGGCCGCAGCCTGCGCCACGGCAAGGCCATCTACAGCTACGACGTCGAGTTCGAGATCGAGTCCTACCTGCGCTACCAGGGCGACAAGTTCGCCGGTTTCTTCGACGCCAACACCTACCTGCTGGCGACCAAGGCGCTCGACTACTTCGACCCGGCCTTCGAGCACGGCGGCAACCTGCCGGCGGCGCTGTCGCCGGCGACGGCCGACTTCCTGGTCGTGTCCTTCAGCACCGACTGGCGCTTCTCGCCCGCGAGGAGCCGCGAGATCGTGTATGCGCTGCTGCACAACCAGCGCAACGTCAGCTACGCGCAGATCGAGAGCGACGCCGGGCACGACTCCTTCCTGCTCGACGACGCGCAGTACCACGCGCTGCTCGCCGCCTATTTCGACCGCATCAAGGTTTGACCATGTCCTACCGCTACGACTACGAAGTCATCACCCAGTGGATCGCGCCGGGAGAAAAGGTGCTCGACCTCGGCTGCGGCGACGGCAGCCTGCTGAAGCATCTCGCCGAGGCGCGCCAGGTGCAGGGTTACGGCGTCGAGAACGACCCGGACAAGCTCCTCGCGTGCACGCGCAACGGCGTGAACGTGATCCAGATGGACATGGAAAAGGGGCTCGCCGGCATCGAGGACGGCTTCTTCGACCACGTGATCATGAGCCTGTCGCTGCAGGCGATGCACAGCACGCAGGGGATTCTCGCCGAGATGCTGCGCGTGGCGCGCGAGGCGGTCGTGAGCTTCCCGAATTTCGGCTACTGGCGCCACCGCCAGAGCATCCTCAACGGCCGCATGCCGGTGTCGGAGAGCCTGCCGCACCAGTGGTTCAACACGCCCAACGTGCGCTTCTTCACGATCGCCGACTTCGACGCGCTATGCGAGATGAACGGCATCGCGGTGCGCGAGCGGCTCGCGTTCGACGAGGGCAAGCTGATCCTCGACGAGCCGAACTTCCTTGCGAGCGTGGCGGTGTACCGCCTCGGTCGCGGGGGCTGAATCCGGCGCCCCGATACGAAAGGACGAACGGGCCCGCTTTCGCGGGCCTTTTCATTCGTGCGCGGCGCCCTCAGCCGACCACGAAGTTGGCAACGTCGACCTTCACGGTCGGGCGGCCCAGCGCGACTGCGGTGGCGACGGCGAACTGTTTGGCCCAGTCTCCGCCCTGCCTGAAGCGTTCCTCGCCGCCATATTTGGCGACGTTGAGGATCATGTCGAGCACGAGGATCTTGCCCATCGGGTTCGACGGCGTGCATTCGAGCCGTTCGAACTCGCCCGACATCCAGGCGCGCGCCTGATCCTTCGCGAGACCCGCCGCGTCGGCGTCGGACACGATCGTTTCGTATTCGCGATCGGCGCCGAACACCACGGTGATGTGTTGCGTCATCCCTCTCTCCTCCTCGATCATTTCTGGTTTATGCGTTGCACGTGCATTCTCGGGCGAGTCGCGCAGGCAGGCAAGCCCGCGCGCGAGCGGCCTCGCCGGCGCGGAATGTAAGGCCCTGCTGCAGCGGCGGCGCGCACCAAAGCAATCTGGGATAATGCGGCGAACCTCCGCCGAAAGCCCTCCGTGCCGTCCAGTCCCTCCGCCCCGCCCCCTGCCGGCTCCACTTCGTCACGCCCCGCCTGGCTCGCCGCCCCGCCCCCTGCCGGCTCCACTTCGTCACGCCCCGCCTGGCTCGCCGCCCTGCTCAACCGCCGGATGCTGATCTGCATCTTCACCGGCTTCTCGTCGGGGCTGCCGCTGTACCTGCTGCTAAACCTGGTGCCGGCGTGGCTGAAGACCGAGGGGCTGTCGCTGAAGGCGATCGGCGCGTTCGCGCTGATCCA is drawn from Azoarcus sp. DN11 and contains these coding sequences:
- a CDS encoding PTS fructose transporter subunit IIA, with amino-acid sequence MIGIFLITHGTLGEALIQCACHVLNKRPDNVIQLGLSGQDDPLDLLPVARRMLATVDKGHGVVILTDIFGATPANVALKLLEPGRVEGIAGVNLPMLLRVLTYRERDMNTLVERAVTGGCEGVMHMK
- a CDS encoding HPr family phosphocarrier protein; translation: MPRAEVEIINKLGLHARASAKLTQLASSFGADVWLERNGRRVNAKSIMGVMMLAAARGATITVETAGQDEDQALQAILELVADRFGEGE
- a CDS encoding ABC-F family ATPase, whose product is MLVAANITMQFGAKPLFENVSVKFGEGNRYGLIGANGAGKSTFMKILCGALEQSAGNVSKDPHERMAYLRQDQFGYEDMRVLDVVLMGHQEMWACMAEKDAIYANPEATEEDYMHAAELEGKFAEYDGYTAEARAGELLLGVGIGTELHNGPMKNVAPGWKLRVLLCQALFANPDILLLDEPTNNLDINTIRWLEDVLNERNSTMVIISHDRHFLNQVCTHMADLDYGTITVYAGNYDDYMEAATLARERQQAANARAKEKIQDLQEFVRRFSANKSKAKQATSRLKLIDKLKPEDVKPSSRQYPWIRFDYDDKDKLHRLACEVENLSFAYEGMEKPLINKFSIAIEAGEKVAIIGENGVGKTTLLKLLVGDLQPQKGHVKWAEKAKPGYYAQDHSADFAGADKLTDWIAEYARVTASVTGEDLETLIRGTLGRLLFSGDEVRKPVNVISGGEQGRMLFGKLMLSRPNVLLMDEPTNHLDMESIESLNTGLDKFSGTLVFISHDREFVSSLATRVIEIKLDGTIVDYRGTYEEYLTSQGLA
- a CDS encoding homoserine O-acetyltransferase, coding for MIQPQSVGVVAPQRAHFAEPLPLRSGGTLPEYELVYETYGELNVDRSNAVLVCHALSGSHHVAGHYADAPKDTGWWDNLVGPGKPLDTRKFFVIGVNNLGGCHGSTGPMSINPASGRPWGADFPFVTVEDWVGAQARLADRLGIQRFAAIVGGSLGGMQALSWTLQYPERVAHAVVIASAPKLTAQNIAFNEVARQAILTDPDFHGGDYYAHDVVPARGLKLARMVGHITYLSDDAMGDKFGRSLRHGKAIYSYDVEFEIESYLRYQGDKFAGFFDANTYLLATKALDYFDPAFEHGGNLPAALSPATADFLVVSFSTDWRFSPARSREIVYALLHNQRNVSYAQIESDAGHDSFLLDDAQYHALLAAYFDRIKV
- the metW gene encoding methionine biosynthesis protein MetW, with the translated sequence MSYRYDYEVITQWIAPGEKVLDLGCGDGSLLKHLAEARQVQGYGVENDPDKLLACTRNGVNVIQMDMEKGLAGIEDGFFDHVIMSLSLQAMHSTQGILAEMLRVAREAVVSFPNFGYWRHRQSILNGRMPVSESLPHQWFNTPNVRFFTIADFDALCEMNGIAVRERLAFDEGKLILDEPNFLASVAVYRLGRGG
- the ptsP gene encoding phosphoenolpyruvate--protein phosphotransferase; translated protein: MPFTIHGLPVSQGIAIGHVHLVSHAMLEVNHYHVAAKYLPEEVERLNEAVATVRGELVGLKAATAGGQPHSEVGAFVDLQLMMLADPMLVDAARVLINERRCNAEWALVQQMELVVEQFEQIEDPYLRERKADVVQVVERVVKVLLGHPGHLPPKRRDGLGTIIVAHDLSPADTIGFRDHNIGGFVTDVGGPTSHTAIVARSLRIPAVVGLHHIRQLVEEDELLIIDGTRGVVIVAPDERIVEEYRLRRSELELERSKLNRLKDTPATTLDGEDVDLLANIEGPKDLNQVKAVNADGVGLYRTEFLFIGRDALPDEDEQYEAYRTVLKSLPGKPVTIRTFDVGADKALNGVGTRFEPNPALGLRAVRYSLAEPQMFLTQLRALLRASVHGRLQIMIPMLAHAHEIDQSLQLIAKAKAELDAEGLKYDPRVEIGGMIEVPAAALALGMFIRRLSFLSIGTNDLIQYTLAIDRSDEAVVHLYDPLHPAVLKLIAGTIQAGARFGLPVSVCGEMAGDPAYTLLLLGMGLRNFSMHPGHILEIKRQVLRADLNELAPRVQRILKMDEQAKVREAVMRLAG